ACGACGCGGTCGACGTGGCCGAGGGCGGCGAGGCCGTTGAGGCGGAGATGCAGGGGACGATTCTCTCGGTCGACGTCGACGAGGGCGACGAGGTCGCCGCCGGCGACGTGGTCTGCGTCCTCGAGGCGATGAAGATGGAAAACGACGTGGTCGCGGAGCGCGGCGGCACCGTCGCGAGCGTCCACGTCGACGAGGGCGACAGCGTCGACATGGGCGACGTGCTGATCGTACTGGAGTAAGATTACGCGTTTTTCGCGCGCGGTCGTTCATAAGTGAACGATACCACCGTGAGCGGTTCCGAAGTCTTAGCTACCTGTTTATAAATCGACGCTCCCGGACCGACGGTGAGAACCTCCAAAGCCCCAGCCGCGAGGCGGGCGCACGCTCGCTGCGCTCCTCGGTCGCTCACTTCGTTCGCTCCCTGCGGTGCTTGCGTCGTCATCAGAACGCTCCGCGTTCTGATTGGCTCACGAGAGCTCCGCTCTCGTGAACGCCTGTGCCCGCCTCGCGGCTGCCCCTTTGAGTCCCACCCCGCACAGCACCGCAACCGCGCCTCACGCCTCCCCAGCCTCGTCGGCCTCCCTCCGCTTCGCTCCGGTCGGCCGACTCCCTCGCGCGTGCGACTCGCGCCCTCCGGCCGCTCGCAGGCACGCGCCACCGCTCGTTTATTTATAAATAATCGGCGCTGTCGCTCGCTCCGTTTAAATACCGTACCGTTGCCGAGGTTCTCGATGCGCGCTCCCGTTACCGCCCGCGCAGGCCCAGCAGTTCCCGCGTCTGATCTGGGGTCGCTACGGGCCGCCCGAGTTCCTCCGCGATCCGCGCCGCCCGCTTCACGAGCTGCTCGTTCGTCGCCAGTTCCCCCCGCTCGTAGTACCGGTTGTCCTCCAAGCCGACCCGGACGTGCCCCCCGAGCAGCAGCGACTGGGTCGTCATGGGGAGCTGATGTGGGCCGAACCCGATCACGGTCAACTACCCCTCCCTACTTCGCTCACCCTGACGGGTTCGCTCGTTGAGGGAGGGGCTTGTCCGTGAACTCAGCCTCGAACCCGTCCGGGTGGGCGGTGAATCCGCCACTCGGCGTCACCGTTCCAGACTTTAGGGCGAGTTGACTGTCGCCCGTCCGCCGAGACGACTGTTGGCCTCGACGGACGTACCGCATCCCGATGTTCTTCGCCGCATTGTAATCCGCGTTCGCTTCCGACCCACACTTCACGCACCGGAACTTCGTGCGAGTTCGGCGATTCTCGTCTGCCGTGAATCCACACTCGGCGCACCGTTGCGACGTGTACGCCGAACCCACTTGCTTCACAGAGATGCCGACTGTTTCGGCTTTGTACGCCACTTGCTCGTACAGCGTTCGGAACGCCCACTTGTGCCCCCACGACGCACCCGTTCGGTCGCGGATGTCAGTCAAGTCCTCGAACGCGATAACGTCGCACTCGTATCGAAGTGCTTCATCCACGATCGCGTTCGACGCTTGGTGAACCACGTCACGAACGTATCGTCGTTCGCGTCCACTTGATTGTTCGAGCGTTCTATGGGCGCTTCGCGTACCTGTCTGTTGGAGTCCTGCACGGACTTTCTCGAACTCGCGGAGGTTGTGTGAGAGTTCGCGCCCATTAATGAATCGTGCTGTGCTGGTGACGGCGAGGTTTTCAATACCGAGGTCGACCCCGAGAACCGTTCCGTCCTCGGCGGTGTCTCGCTCAGTATCGGTATTGGGTCGACGGAAGCCGATGTGTAAAAAGTAGTCGCTGTCACGAGCGGTGAGTGTGCTTTCCGTGACGCTCCAGTGGTCGGCGTCGAGGTACTGCCGTTGGTAGCCATCCTCGGCTTCAGGGAGCGCAAGGTCACATCGAACGCGACTCTCCGTCGTGGAGAGTGACACTGTATCGTCATCGAACAGCGTCATCGTTCGAGTGTCGTACGTTACCGTGGGTGCGGTGAACGTGGGTTTGCTGGCCTGTTTGCCGTTCGAGCGGCGTTCGAGACAGCCGGTGATGGCTTGGGCGGCTTGGTGGGTGGCGAGGATCGCGTGCTGACTCCCGAGGTCGGTTTCTTCGCGCACGTCGTCGTAGGCGAGGGGTTGTACGTCGCTCTTGGCGTTACACTTCCCCCACGCCATGTCCGTGGCGAGTTGGCACCCACGCTTCCACTCGGAGATGGTTTCCTCAAGCAACTCGCGTTGCTCATCGTCTACCGAGAGGCGAGTGATTGCCGTCCGACGCACGTAGTCGTCTGCCACAGTTTCAATGTGTGTGAGTGGCTATTTATAAACTGGTGTTTGTGACAGATACGAACGCGCTCCTCCCCTCCCAACTCGCTCCCTTCGGTCGCTCCTTGAGGAAGGAGACTCCGCGCTACCGCTTCAGTTGAAACCACGCGTCCGGAGTTCCGACTCCGTTGGACGCGGCCCGCGCCGGTCCACCCCGATCCGACCGACGCTGTTTAACCGACCGCCCGAGAAGGGAACGGCATGGAGCCGGTCGACGACTGGCGCGAGGCGATCGCGGAGGCCGGAGAGCTGACCGGCCCGATCGCCGCGGCCATCGTCGGGGACCACGGCGACCGCGGGCAGCGCGCGATCGAGGCCGTCGGCGAGGGACGGGTGAAGGAGTACCGCGATTTCACCGTCGTCGTCGGCCACGAGGACGAGTACGTGATCGAGGACGGCGAGTG
The sequence above is a segment of the Halorubrum sp. 2020YC2 genome. Coding sequences within it:
- a CDS encoding RNA-guided endonuclease TnpB family protein; the protein is MADDYVRRTAITRLSVDDEQRELLEETISEWKRGCQLATDMAWGKCNAKSDVQPLAYDDVREETDLGSQHAILATHQAAQAITGCLERRSNGKQASKPTFTAPTVTYDTRTMTLFDDDTVSLSTTESRVRCDLALPEAEDGYQRQYLDADHWSVTESTLTARDSDYFLHIGFRRPNTDTERDTAEDGTVLGVDLGIENLAVTSTARFINGRELSHNLREFEKVRAGLQQTGTRSAHRTLEQSSGRERRYVRDVVHQASNAIVDEALRYECDVIAFEDLTDIRDRTGASWGHKWAFRTLYEQVAYKAETVGISVKQVGSAYTSQRCAECGFTADENRRTRTKFRCVKCGSEANADYNAAKNIGMRYVRRGQQSSRRTGDSQLALKSGTVTPSGGFTAHPDGFEAEFTDKPLPQRANPSG